One Burkholderia sp. PAMC 26561 genomic window carries:
- the gltK gene encoding glutamate/aspartate ABC transporter permease GltK, with amino-acid sequence MHHFNWSGIVSSLPTLWTGAIITFKITLLALVFGILWGTVLALLRLSGVKPLEWFAKAYVTLFRSIPLVMVLLWFFLIVPQFLQNVLGLSAEVDIRLASAMVAFSLFEAAYYSEIIRAGIQAVSRGQVNAAFALGMTYMQSMKLIILPQAFRAMVPLLLTQAIVLFQDTSLVYVISLADFFRTATNVGDRDGTTVEMVLFAGACYFVVCLAASGLVKSLQKKVAR; translated from the coding sequence ATGCATCATTTCAACTGGAGCGGCATAGTCAGTTCGCTGCCCACGCTGTGGACCGGCGCCATCATCACGTTCAAGATCACGCTGCTCGCGCTCGTGTTCGGGATCCTGTGGGGCACGGTGCTCGCGTTGCTGCGGCTTTCGGGCGTGAAGCCGCTCGAATGGTTTGCGAAGGCCTACGTCACGCTGTTTCGATCGATACCGCTCGTCATGGTCCTGCTGTGGTTCTTTTTGATCGTGCCGCAATTCCTGCAGAATGTGCTGGGTTTATCGGCGGAAGTCGATATTCGCCTGGCCTCCGCCATGGTCGCGTTCTCGCTCTTCGAAGCTGCGTACTATTCGGAGATCATTCGCGCGGGCATCCAGGCGGTATCGCGCGGTCAGGTGAACGCGGCGTTCGCGCTCGGCATGACCTACATGCAGTCGATGAAACTCATCATCCTGCCGCAGGCGTTTCGCGCAATGGTGCCGCTCTTGCTCACGCAGGCTATCGTGTTGTTCCAGGATACGTCGCTTGTGTACGTGATCAGTCTTGCGGATTTTTTCCGCACGGCGACGAACGTGGGTGACCGCGACGGGACGACCGTCGAGATGGTGCTGTTCGCTGGCGCCTGTTATTTCGTGGTGTGCCTGGCTGCATCCGGTCTGGTCAA
- a CDS encoding amino acid ABC transporter permease — MSYHWNWGVFLSPVSTGEPTTYLGWLISGFWVTVTVSLASWVVALVVGSLFGILRTLPNRKLAAAGTTYVAIFRNIPLLVQFFIWYLVIPELLPPSIGNWFKQLPPNVQFYTSSILCLGLFTGARVCEQVRSGIATLPRGQRAAGLAMGFTEWQTYRYILMPVAYRMIVPPLTSEFLNVFKNSAVASTIGLLELSAQARQLVDYTAQSYESFIAVTLAYMLINLVVMQLMRWVEAKTRLPGYIGGK; from the coding sequence ATGTCCTACCACTGGAACTGGGGCGTTTTCCTAAGCCCTGTCTCGACCGGCGAGCCGACAACCTATCTCGGCTGGCTTATTTCCGGTTTCTGGGTGACCGTCACCGTGTCGCTTGCGTCATGGGTCGTGGCGCTCGTCGTGGGTTCGTTGTTCGGCATTCTGCGCACGCTGCCCAACCGCAAACTTGCGGCTGCCGGCACAACGTATGTCGCGATTTTTCGTAACATCCCGCTGCTCGTGCAGTTCTTCATCTGGTATCTCGTGATACCTGAATTGCTGCCGCCATCCATTGGCAACTGGTTCAAGCAACTGCCGCCCAACGTGCAGTTCTATACATCATCCATTCTCTGCCTGGGGCTCTTCACCGGCGCTCGCGTGTGCGAGCAAGTGCGCTCGGGCATTGCCACGTTGCCGCGCGGACAGCGCGCCGCGGGCCTTGCAATGGGCTTTACCGAATGGCAGACGTACCGGTACATCCTGATGCCGGTCGCGTATCGCATGATCGTGCCGCCGCTCACGTCAGAGTTCCTGAACGTGTTCAAGAACTCGGCGGTGGCATCGACCATCGGTCTGCTCGAGTTGTCGGCGCAAGCGCGGCAACTCGTGGACTACACCGCACAATCATACGAGTCGTTCATTGCCGTCACGCTTGCCTACATGCTGATCAATCTGGTCGTCATGCAACTGATGCGCTGGGTCGAAGCGAAGACCCGGTTGCCCGGCTACATTGGAGGCAAATAA